Part of the Streptomyces sp. RFCAC02 genome is shown below.
GCCCGGCGTGGGACTCGATGCTCGCCAAGCTGATCGTGACGGGCGCCGACCGCAGGCAGGCCCTGGAGCGTGCGGCGCGGGCGCTCGCGGAGTTCCGGGTCGAGGGGATGGCGACCGTCATCCCGTTCCACCGGGTCGTGGTGCGGGACCCGGCGTTCGCGCCGGAGGTGACGGGCCGGGAGGGCGAGCCGTTCTCCGTCCACACGCGGTGGATCGAGACCGAGTTCGTGAACGAGATCCCGCCGTTCGACGCCGTGGCCGGCGAGGCCGACGAGGGCGCGGTCCGCGAGACGGTCGTGGTCGAGGTCGCCGGCAAGCGCCTTGAGGTCTCCCTGCCCGCGACGCTGGCGATGCCGCTGGCGCGTGCCGCCGTGGCGGGCGGCGCGCGGCCCACCCGCCGCCGGGCCGCGCGGGGCGGCGCGTCGGCCGTGACCGGGGCGACGCTCGCGTCCCCGATGCAGGGCACGGTCGTCAAGGTGGCCGTGGAGGACGGGCAGCAGGTCGCCGAGGGCGAACTCGTCATCGTCCTGGAGGCGATGAAGATGGAGCAGCCCATCACGGCCCACCGCGCGGGCACCGTCACCGGGCTCAGCGCCGAGATCGGTGCCTCGCTGTCGGCCGGCGCGGCGATCTGCGAGATCAAGGACTGACGGGACCGGGGCGCGCCGCCCCGGGAGCGAGCGGGCGGGCACGGAGCGGCGATCACGCCCTCCGTGCCCGCCCGTCCCTCGTCCGGCCGCGGCGGCTCAGCGGCGGCGCGGCTGGGTGAGGTCGGTGATGCGCTGGCCGAGCGGGTTGTGGCCGGTGGCGCGCGGTCCAGGGAGCTGGGCGTCGCGGTGGTCCCTCGGGTCGCGCCGCACGCCGGGGCCGCCGTCGAGCGGCGTCTTGTGGCCGCCGCCGGGGCCGACCGCGCCGCCGCCGCCCGCCCCGGCCAGGGAGACGCGGACGCCCTGGTCGGCGAGGGCGTCGATCTGCGCGCCGGCCTCGGCGGCCTCGGGCGGCGGCTGGTCCGTCACGAGGTGGGAGATGTGCTCCGTCGGCACGGTCTGGAACGCCGTGTCCGAGCCCAGCTTCGTGTGGTCGGCCAGGACGACGACCTCCGCCGCCGCCCGCACCAGGGCGCGGTCCACGCTGGCGGCCAGCATGTTGGACGTGGACAGGCCGCGGTCCGCCGTGAGCCCCGAGCCGGACAGGAACGCGCGGCTGACCCGCAGGCCGAGCAGCGACTGCTCGGCGCCGCTGCCGACCAGGGCGTAGTTGGAGCCGCGCAGGGTGCCGCCGGTCATGACGACCTCGACACGGTTGGCGTGGGCGAGGGCCTGGGCGACGAGCAGGGAGTTCGTGACGACGGTGAGGCCGGGCACGCGGGCGAGGCGGCGCGCCAGTTCCTGGGTGGTGGTGCCGGCGCCGACGACGATGGCCTCCCCCTCCCGCACGAGCCCGGCCGCGTACTCCGCGATGGCCGCCTTCTCGGCGGTCGCGGCCATCGCCCGCTGGGGGAAGCCCGACTCCCGGGTGAAGCCGCCGGGCAGGACCGCGCCACCGTGCCTGCGGTCGAGCAGCCCTTCCGCCTCCAGCGCGCGCACGTCGCGCCGCACGGTCACTTCCGAGGTCTGGACAACGCGGGCGAGCTCCCGGAGCGACACTGCCCCATTGGCCCGCACCATTTCGAGGATCATCTGACGACGTTCAGCAGCGAACACGGAACTGACAGTAACCCCAACGACCATCTTGTTTCAGCAGGTTGCGGGGAATTTCCGAAGTTGTCTATACGTGCGCCGCCGGCGTGCTATGCACGACGGGCGCCCGTTTCCGCTTCGCGCGCTGACCAGTGCCTACTGTTCCCCGACCGCCTTGCGGGTGTGGAGCTGGCGGGCGGCCTCGGCGATCGAGCCGGACAGAGACGGGTACACCGTGAACGCTTTTGCGATCTGTTCGACGGTGAGACTGTTGTCCACCGCGATCGAAATCGGATGGATGAGTTCGCTCGCGCGGGGCGCCACCACCACGCCGCCGACCACGATCCCCGTGCCGGGGCGGCAGAACAGCTTCACGAACCCGTCCCGCACGCCCTGCATCTTCGCGCGGGGGTTGCGCAGCAGCGGCAGCTTCACCACCCGCGCGTCCATGCGCCCCGCGTCGATGTCGGCCTGCGTCCAGCCGACCGTCGCGATCTCCGGGTCGGTGAAGATGTTGCCCGAGACCGTGCGCAGGTCCAGGGGCGCGACCGCGTCCCCCAGGAAGTGGTACATCGCGATGCGGCCCTGCATCGCCGCCACCGACGCCAGCGCCAGCACACCCGTG
Proteins encoded:
- a CDS encoding DeoR/GlpR family DNA-binding transcription regulator gives rise to the protein MILEMVRANGAVSLRELARVVQTSEVTVRRDVRALEAEGLLDRRHGGAVLPGGFTRESGFPQRAMAATAEKAAIAEYAAGLVREGEAIVVGAGTTTQELARRLARVPGLTVVTNSLLVAQALAHANRVEVVMTGGTLRGSNYALVGSGAEQSLLGLRVSRAFLSGSGLTADRGLSTSNMLAASVDRALVRAAAEVVVLADHTKLGSDTAFQTVPTEHISHLVTDQPPPEAAEAGAQIDALADQGVRVSLAGAGGGGAVGPGGGHKTPLDGGPGVRRDPRDHRDAQLPGPRATGHNPLGQRITDLTQPRRR